The Schizosaccharomyces pombe strain 972h- genome assembly, chromosome: I genome contains a region encoding:
- the rna14 gene encoding cleavage and polyadenylation specificity factor complex subunit Rna14, translated as MNSDDNVEADASSNIIKDSPKIKEQENTSTVNESDVLATSTTASSGVKRKRLPNDLVGQLRDKIQENPNDISSWYALVEEYGSKGKHEELRETYEQMLRPFPYVPRVWVDYISSELAFNDFHAVELLFSRCLVKVLSVDLWTLYLSYIRRINPDGEGQSRSTITQAYEFVINTIGVDILSGPIWSEFVDFLRSGPANSTWEQQQKLDHVRRIYQRAITTPIHNIEKLWRDYDAFENSVNRATARKFVAEKSPVYMAARAAMRELSNLTEGLRVYDFTFERKYTKVERIAYSRWMNWIKWEQSDPLDLQHGTMLQNRIAYAFEQAMLYVPLCPQIWLDGFSYFLSISDEQRALQTIRRGMRYCPSNFVLHVRYAEHEEANNRTSEIRSTYESLIAALAREISQLDSKASSSSESSTDGNPQEKKLPEHLVKRKSRLVRQYSLAWCCLINAIRRTEGVKAARAIFTKARKAPYQSHEIYIASAMMEHHCSRDPVIASRIFELGMRHFGDVPAYVYKYLSYLIAINDETNARALFEKAIPRIAADEAKPIYQKWLDYESNYGDLNAAIALSQRMAVVYPQESTQAIFLSRYGLKDDAEEEERETKEAEKIRELSVRLNGGNGFPGHVHNNREDDEVSIASTSSKSNVEMEDTRLLPASLELANTQGASNPPTSALPTVPVPLPSIITEFLDELPAPQVITGPRIQPTKLIDHIIKSDIPFIRLRNANAHLKRARFN; from the exons ATGAATTCTGATGACAATGTCGAAGCCGATGCTAGCTCgaatattataaaagattctccaaaaattaaagaacaagaaaataCCTCAACAGTTAATGAGAGTGATGTATTAGCAACTTCGACGACTGCCAGTAGTGGTGTAAAACGAAAACGTCTCCCAAATGACCTTGTAGGACAATTACGGGATAAAATACAAGAGAACCCTAACGATATTTCTTCTTGGTATGCACTGGTAGAAGAGTATGGATCTAAGGGGAAGCACGAAGAGTTAAGAGAAACTTATGAACAAATGTTGCGACCTTTTCCTTACGTTCCACGAGTTTGGGTTGATTACATTAGTTCTGAGCTTGCCTTTAACGATTTCCATGCCGTTGAATTGTTATTTAGTCGATGCCTTGTCAAGGTTTTATCGGTTGATTTATGGACGTTGTACTTAAGTTACATTCGTCGAATAAATCCAGATGGTGAAGGACAATCTCGTTCTACAATTACTCAGGCTTATGAGTTTGTAATAAATACTATTGGTGTTGACATACTCAGTGGCCCTATATGGTCTGAGTTTGTGGATTTTTTACGTTCTGGCCCAGCTAATTCAACATGGGAGCAACAACAAAAACTAGATCATGTTCGTCGAATTTATCAAAGAGCTATCACTACACCTATCCATaatattgaaaaactttGGCGTGATTATGATGCATTCGAAAATAGTGTAAACAGAGCAACGGCCAGAAAATTTGTAGCTGAGAAGTCTCCTGTTTATATGGCGGCGCGGGCAGCAATGAGGGAACTTTCAAACCTTACAGAAGGACTCAGAGTTTACGATTTTACCTTTGAACGTAAGTATACAAAAGTTGAAAGAATAGCGTATTCCCGTTGGATGAACTGGATTAAATGGGAACAAAGTGATCCATTAGATTTACAACATGGCACGATGTTACAGAATCGAATTGCTTATGCCTTTGAGCAAGCGATGTTGTATGTTCCCCTTTGTCCGCAGATATGGCTCGATGGATTTTCTTACTTTTTGAGCATTTCGGATGAACAGCGTGCTCTTCAAACTATTCGTCGCGGAATGCGTTATTGTccttcaaattttgttttacacGTTCGCTACGCGGAACATGAAGAAGCGAATAACCGTACATCTGAAATCCGCTCTACCTACGAATCTTTAATTGCAGCTTTAGCTCGGGAAATTAGTCAATTGGACTCCAAAGCATCGTCGTCCTCTGAAAGCTCAACAGATGGAAACcctcaagaaaaaaaattacctGAACACCTAGTAAAGCGTAAAAGTAGACTTGTTCGTCAATACAGTCTTGCTTGGTgttgtttaataaatgcTATTAGGAGGACTGAAGGCGTGAAAGCAGCTAGAGCTATATTTACCAAAGCTCGAAAAGCACCATATCAGTCTCATGAGATATATATAGCTAGCGCGATGATGGAACATCATTGTTCGAGGGATCCGGTTATTGCCTCTCGAATTTTTGAGTTGGGTATGAGACATTTTGGAGATGTTCCAGCCTatgtttataaatatttgtcATACTTAATAGCTATAAACGATGAAACTAATGCTCGCGCGCTATTTGAGAAAGCCATCCCGAGGATTGCAGCTGATGAAGCTAAACCCATATATCAAAAATGGCTTGACTATGAAAGTAATTATGGCGATTTGAATGCAGCTATAGCACTTAGTCAAAGAATGGCTGTTGTTTACCCTCAAGAGTCCACACAAGCCATATTTTTATCGCGCTATGGCTTGAAGGATGATGCTGAGGAAGAAGAACGGGAAACAAAAGAAGCGGAAAAAATTAGAGAACTATCTGTTCGCTTAAATGGAGGAAATGGATTCCCGGGCCATGTTCATAACAACAGGGAAGATGATGAAGTTTCTATAGCCTCTACCTCTTCTAAAAGTAACGTCGAAATGGAAGATACTCGTTTACTTCCTGCGTCTTTGGAATTAGCAAACACTCAAGGAGCATCGAATCCACCTACTTCAGCACTTCCAACTGTTCCGGTACCGTTACCATCTATAATAACCGAATTTTTGGATGAACTCCCAGCTCCTCAAGTAATAACTG GTCCTCGAATCCAACCAACAAAACTTATCGATCATATTATTAAATCAGATATCCCTTTCATTCGTTTACGAAATGCAAATGCACATTTGAAGCGTGCCagatttaattaa
- the nup40 gene encoding nucleoporin Nup40 encodes MSFGGSGSITNRSTLKPLSVDDLRSPSPQKEYRGFRTSVSNIPQEKKFVPSHLSHFGSSQQRRFAPEVSSPLAEPYESSSSFRLSLSSPPSSKFGGPSFGTPKPFLHTNRLGTGSLIEDAPPTQSIYDFSSSRQINALNVGQSSSPFSPVSEKVYDPSFTMSGAPQDSNTSVIVFGFPPELTNQVIAEFSRFGTIISENSLTASSAGFTPSKGPISGNWLQLTYAEPSSAAKAVLSNGMLINDSFMVGCIYSPAEAKEHVPKTLRNSNKDLEMTDASSSETSMSIPVHADAHFQSQSGLGKKVIVQHKNDIFKSSQKHQPRNWLFHYLFGFGSTEPIDEEEKSKTASDNTSLQTSLFGKIVQVVLHTLFGF; translated from the exons ATGTCTTTTGGGGGAAGTGGTTCTATCACGAATCGATCAACCTTAAAGCCACTTTCTGTCGATGATTTACGTTCGCCCTCTCCTCAAAAAGAATATCGTGGATTTCGAACATCTGTTTCTAACATTCcacaagaaaaaaaatttgttccCAGTCATCTTTCACACTTTGGATCAAGTCAGCAGCGTCGATTTGCCCCAGAGGTTAGCTCGCCTTTAGCAGAACCATATGAGTCATC CTCTTCCTTCCGTTTATCTCTCTCGAGTCCcccttcttcaaaattcgGCGGACCCAGCTTTGGTACACCGAAACCGTTTTTGCATACAAATCGTTTAGGTACCGGATCTTTAATTGAAGATGCTCCTCCTACTCAATCCATTTATGACTTTTCTTCCTCTAGGCAAATTAATGCTCTCAATGTTGGACAAAGTTCTTCCCCTTTTTCTCCTGTCTCTGAAAAGGTATACGACCCTTCTTTTACCATGTCTGGCGCTCCTCAAGATTCAAATACCTCCGTTATCGTTTTCGGTTTCCCACCAGAATTGACAAATCAAGTAATAGCTGAATTTTCTCGTTTTGGAACTATTATTAGCGAGAATTCATTAACTGCTTCAAGTGCCGGATTCACTCCCTCCAAGGGTCCCATATCTGGTAACTGGCTACAATTAACATATGCTGAGCCTTCTTCTGCTGCCAAAGCAGTTTTGTCTAACGGAATGTTGATAAATGACTCTTTTATGGTTGGATGTATATACAGCCCCGCAGAAGCGAAGGAGCATGTTCCGAAAACGTTAAGAAACAGCAATAAAGACTTGGAAATGACGGATGCCTCTTCCTCCGAAACCTCAATGTCTATTCCCGTGCATGCTGATGCCCATTTCCAATCCCAATCTGGTCTTGGTAAAAAAGTCATTGTTCAACacaaaaatgatatttttaaatcttctcAGAAACATCAACCTCGTAATTGgttatttcattatttatttggtTTTGGTTCAACTGAGCCAATAgatgaggaagaaaaatctaaaaCTGCTTCTGACAACACTTCGCTTCAAACTTCTctatttggaaaaattgtTCAAGTCGTATTGCACACATTGTTTGGGTTTTAA
- the fin1 gene encoding NIMA-like serine/threonine protein kinase Fin1, with protein sequence MEKYKILECIGHGSFGRIYKVQRLKDGALLAQKEIHFGNITRQEKQYIADEVNILRNLKHPNIVQYCGEELNRSAQVINLYMEYCGHGDLANLIQRYKEEKKRFTEQEVLKFFTQLLLALYRCHYGENAPACDSQWPREIFHPKQSVLHRDIKPANIFLDENNSVKLGDFGLSKLLDNTRVFTQSYVGTPYYMSPEIIRSSPYSAKSDVWALGCVIFEICMLTHPFEGRSYLELQRNICQGNLSCWDHHYSDDVFLLIRHCLEVNSDLRPTTYQLLRSPILSDIRSKLESERVVLEQSDLLHKKHQMLIQLENDLQFREQRLSARESELENVIASRLAQREEILRRELEKQLRDMDARYQRHMQTVVNSMQKMRVTSPVDHNEQPESSTAEMFVDCTIEASQSPLLHIPKLGISKPLQTLSCPGFTLTTQQPILKRPTLRKELSSRALHTTATLMKYRANASSLRTTPIDKDGQITSLQQKNGTSNQVADCMNKLLHTSLDGKKLSPSELCNKFSDGEGLPNRKVSKLSVESDETAVSASSGESVPTDSTLTDTKSKSVFVHPPSPQSLYVEKLEKLNIRSDEVSKPSKASKTLHGYALPSLASPYDVHAEEKIARENEMDGNFKTMKINQHPDEYVLRTPKKIQLLEGQKRSPVKQLGRLGYNKLRRSAMDNAGLELRKAASTSNYTSLQSRTLPGSWRDDEEEIPRPFLRKMLDARMMRA encoded by the exons ATGGAAAAATACAAGATTCTTGAGTGTATTGGACATGGGAGTTTTGGAAGGATTTATAAA GTTCAACGCTTAAAGGATGGTGCT CTTTTGGCTCAGAAGGAAATACACTTTGGTAACATTACTCGGCAGGAAAAGCAGTACATCGCAGATGAAGTGAATATTCTTCGTAATCTTAAGCATCCAAATATTGTTCAATACTGCGGAGAAGAATTGAATCGTTCTGCGCAGGTAATAAACCTTTATATGGAATATTGTGGTCATGGTGATTTAGCCAATCTTATTCAACGTtataaagaagagaaaaagagatTTACCGAGCAAGAGgttctcaaattttttacgCAATTACTACTTGCTCTGTATCGCTGCCATTATGGAGAAAATGCGCCTGCTTGTGACTCACAGTGGCCAAgagaaatttttcatcctAAACAATCTGTATTGCATCGAGATATCAAACCTGCGAATATATTTCttgatgaaaataattcagTTAAGTTAGGAGACTTTGGTTTATCCAAATTGCTGGACAATACGCGTGTCTTCACACAGAGTTACGTGGGAACTCCATACTATATGTCTCCTGAAATAATTCGGAGCAGCCCTTACAGTGCGAAGTCTGATGTTTGGGCTCTTGGCTGTGTTATTTTTGAGATCTGCATGCTTACGCATCCCTTTGAAGGAAGGTCGTATTTGGAATTGCAACGTAATATTTGCCAGGGTAATCTCTCCTGTTGGGATCATCATTACAGCGACGATGTTTTCCTTCTAATCAGGCATTGCTTAGAAGTTAATTCAGACCTCAGACCTACTACTTACCAGCTACTTCGCTCTCCTATTTTATCCGATATTCGTAGTAAATTGGAATCCGAGAGAGTAGTCTTGGAACAAAGCGATTTGCTTCATAAAAAACATCAGATGCTTATTCAATTGGAAAATGATCTCCAATTTCGCGAGCAAAGGCTTTCTGCTCGGGAAAGTGAACTCGAAAACGTTATAGCTTCTCGCTTAGCCCAACGTGAAGAGATATTGCGACGTGAGTTGGAAAAGCAACTGCGTGACATGGATGCTCGTTATCAAAGACACATGCAAACCGTAGTAAACTCTATGCAGAAAATGCGTGTTACAAGTCCTGTGGATCATAATGAACAACCTGAAAGCAGTACCGCTGAGATGTTTGTAGATTGTACAATTGAAGCATCACAATCCCCCCTACTTCATATTCCTAAGTTAGGAATTAGCAAGCCCTTGCAAACGTTATCGTGTCCGGGTTTCACTCTAACTACACAACAACCGATATTGAAAAGACCTACTCTCCGTAAAGAATTATCAAGCAGAGCCTTACATACGACTGCAACATTAATGAAATACAGAGCTAATGCGTCATCTCTAAGGACTACACCTATTGATAAAGATGGCCAAATTACATCGTTACAGCAAAAAAACGGCACGTCGAATCAAGTGGCGGATTGCATGAACAAGTTGCTGCACACATCTTTGGACGGAAAGAAGCTAAGCCCTTCTGAATTGtgtaataaattttcagaCGGTGAAGGTTTACCAAATCGAAAAGTTAGCAAACTTAGCGTAGAGAGCGATGAAACGGCAGTGAGTGCTTCAAGTGGTGAATCCGTCCCGACTGATTCAACGTTGACTGATACGAAGTCAAAGTCTGTTTTTGTCCACCCACCTTCTCCGCAGAGTCTTTATGTGGAGAAACTCGAAAAGTTGAATATTCGTTCGGACGAAGTGTCGAAACCTTCGAAAGCTTCAAAAACCTTACATGGCTATGCTTTACCATCACTAGCGTCACCTTATGATGTTCATGCTGAAGAGAAGATAGcaagagaaaatgaaatggaTGGCAATTTTAAGACGATGAAGATCAATCAACACCCCGACGAGTATGTGTTACGGACTCCGAAAAAGATACAACTGTTGGAAGGACAAAAGCGGTCGCCTGTAAAACAGCTGGGAAGACTTGGTTACAACAAGCTTCGACGATCAGCGATGGACAATGCAGGATTGGAACTACGAAAGGCGGCATCTACTTCGAACTATACTAGCTTACAGTCTCGAACACTACCCGGGTCTTGGAgagatgatgaagaagaaattccAAGACCCTTTCTACGAAAAATGCTTGACGCCCGAATGATGAGGGCTTAA
- the pas1 gene encoding cyclin Pas1, translating into MSKVNMRALLESFSTVILSIYPLAKSTNQQSHSHSLSLTQFLYETIRRSRVDYTTLLLALYYFIRFRDAASSKPTNYIPLLCGRRLFLVCLMAATKFLQDRSFSNRAWSRLSGLPVDKLLVLEYMFYQCIDYRLVVPKHIFARWSLLVGECCAHATARYDSTDPNVASFGSVAQYWVSLFSNVQSSLDDLFSIACLTKIAHRRMNANAALKNQATRKPSSSPQTTQDSSPILTMAPSTPVSVGSTPPSTPSVLPIAKQLAPMNVCKAHIQASNQSRTLTTASPPEQIPLMEPQVYVNPQVLPGRLSSLSKPVSLPPTPSSPKVGVYRPMTSKSNGGVAYCYNAQKLNNATGPVTFNMPFASVLPLAVSVSCDLGTASAYVASLPQPCSQKRHLEEDYSCLTEHSAKRRSYF; encoded by the coding sequence ATGTCGAAAGTTAACATGCGAGCTTTGCTCGAGTCCTTTAGTACCGTGATTCTTTCTATCTACCCCTTGGCTAAAAGTACAAATCAACAATCACATTCGCACTCCCTTTCACTTACTCAGTTTTTGTATGAAACGATTCGCAGAAGTCGTGTCGATTACACTACGTTGCTTCTTGCTTTATATTACTTCATCCGTTTTCGTGATGCTGCTTCTTCTAAGCCTACTAACTACATTCCTCTGTTATGTGGGCGTCGTCTTTTCTTAGTCTGCTTGATGGCCgctacaaaatttttacagGATCGTAGTTTTAGCAATCGTGCTTGGTCTCGCCTATCAGGACTTCCAGTTGACAAATTACTTGTTTTGGAATATATGTTTTACCAATGCATCGATTATCGTCTTGTCGTTCCTAAACATATTTTTGCTAGATGGTCTCTTTTAGTTGGTGAATGTTGTGCTCACGCGACTGCACGTTATGATTCCACCGATCCTAATGTTGCCTCATTTGGCAGCGTCGCACAATATTGGGtctctttgttttctaatGTTCAATCTTCTCTAGATGATCTTTTTTCCATTGCCTGTTTAACGAAGATAGCACATCGCAGAATGAATGCTAATGCTGCTTTGAAGAATCAGGCTACGAGGAAGCCCTCCTCTTCTCCTCAAACAACTCAAGACTCATCACCTATTCTTACGATGGCACCTTCTACTCCAGTATCTGTTGGCAGTACCCCTCCATCCACTCCATCTGTTTTACCCATTGCCAAACAACTGGCTCCTATGAATGTCTGTAAAGCACATATTCAGGCTTCAAATCAGTCCCGCACTTTGACTACTGCTTCGCCACCCGAACAAATACCGCTTATGGAACCGCAAGTTTATGTAAATCCTCAAGTATTACCGGGTCGGTTGTCAAGCCTTTCTAAGCCAGTTAGTCTACCACCAACTCCTTCTTCACCAAAGGTTGGAGTATATCGGCCAATGACTTCTAAGTCCAATGGAGGTGTTGCTTACTGCTATAATgctcaaaaattgaacaatGCTACTGGTCCAGTTACATTTAATATGCCTTTTGCAAGCGTCTTACCACTTGCCGTATCTGTGAGTTGTGATCTGGGTACAGCGTCTGCATATGTCGCGTCCCTCCCTCAACCTTGTTCTCAAAAAAGGCATTTAGAAGAAGACTACTCATGTTTAACGGAACACAGTGCTAAGCGTCGCAGTTACTTTTAA
- the cdr2 gene encoding serine/threonine protein kinase Cdr2: protein MSTISEVGPWELGLSLGSGGPNSSRLAKHRETGQLAVVKPIVGWSELTSSQQARIEGELVLLRLIEHPNVLQLIDVISAQEQLFVVVEYMPGGELFDCMLRKGSFTEQDTAKFLWQILCGLEYCHKLHICHRDLKPENLYLDAHGSIKIGEFGMASIQQPGKLLQTSCGSPHYASPEIIMGRSYDGCASDIWSCGIIFFALLTGKLPFDDDNIRSLLLKVCQGQFEMPSNISPQAQHLLYRMLDVDSSTRITMEQIREHPFLSCFVHPNISIPIISAPIQPIDPLIVQHLSLVFRCSDDPMPLYEKLASQSPLVEKTLYTLLSRHLHPPSSAAVDRNRAVVDDLLGTAASNGQQMDEEEIEQAINIPTLAPYPISYAAESVPRPATSASPFLTPVTTSGTFNYSFNATNPQSILQRPATTSSAVPQLPKSVTPGLAYPHDSSMLSSNYRPPSALSPRNFNVSINDPEVQLSRRATSLDMSNDFRMNENDPSIVGNLAASNFPTGMGPPRKRVTSRMSEHTGNRVVSFPRGSAFNPRVTRFNVGNEQFSNNIDNNNYNQPYANATMNNSRRLRTPSGERSMRADLSQSPASYDSLNVPKHRRRQSLFSPSSTKKKLSGSPFQPKRSFLRRLFSSEPSCKCVYASLVASELEHEILEVLRRWQLLGIGIADIIYDSVSASISARIKRQNSLNLKPVRFRISVLAEFFGSQAVFVLESGSSTTFDHLATEFQLIFEDKGFLDNLELSYFQASASRPVSRMSVSSSPFAVFRQRQSVQS from the coding sequence ATGAGTACAATTTCAGAAGTTGGACCTTGGGAGCTTGGTCTTTCCTTAGGATCAGGAGGACCAAATTCATCACGTTTAGCCAAACATCGTGAAACTGGGCAATTAGCCGTAGTAAAACCGATTGTAGGATGGTCCGAGCTTACTTCGAGCCAACAGGCTAGGATAGAGGGTGAATTAGTTTTGCTTCGATTGATCGAGCATCCTAATGTTTTGCAGCTCATAGATGTGATTTCAGCCCAGGAGCAACTCTTTGTCGTAGTCGAATATATGCCAGGTGGTGAGCTTTTTGACTGCATGCTTCGTAAAGGAAGTTTTACTGAGCAAGATACGGCAAAGTTTCTATGGCAGATTTTGTGTGGATTGGAGTATTGTCATAAACTTCATATCTGCCACCGGGATTTAAAGCCAGAGAACTTATACTTGGATGCCCATGGTTCTATCAAAATCGGTGAATTCGGTATGGCGTCTATTCAACAGCCAGGAAAGCTTTTGCAGACTTCCTGCGGGTCTCCCCATTACGCATCCCCAGAAATTATTATGGGGCGTTCATATGATGGTTGTGCTAGCGATATTTGGTCATGTggaattatattttttgctttgttaACAGGGAAATTACCGTTTGATGATGACAACATTCGTTCTTTGTTGCTAAAAGTCTGTCAGGGTCAATTTGAAATGCCATCAAATATCTCTCCTCAAGCCCAACATCTGTTGTACCGCATGCTTGATGTTGATTCATCTACTCGAATTACCATGGAACAAATTCGTGAACACCCGTTTCTTAGTTGCTTTGTTCATCCCAATATTTCTATTCCAATCATATCAGCCCCTATACAACCCATTGATCCATTAATAGTGCAGCATCTCTCTTTAGTTTTCAGATGTTCCGATGATCCTATGCCCTTGTATGAAAAATTGGCATCTCAATCACCCTTGGTTGAAAAAACTCTATATACTCTACTGAGCAGACACTTGCATCCGCCTTCCAGCGCTGCAGTTGATCGCAACCGCGCTGTGGTCGATGATCTCCTTGGTACAGCAGCATCCAACGGGCAGCAAATGGACgaggaagaaattgaacaaGCTATCAATATTCCTACTTTAGCGCCTTATCCAATTTCTTATGCTGCAGAGTCTGTTCCTCGACCTGCTACTTCTGCATCGCCATTTCTTACACCTGTTACCACTTCTGGCACTTTTAATTACTCTTTTAATGCTACCAACCCCCAATCCATACTTCAACGACCAGCCACTACATCTTCTGCTGTTCCTCAACTCCCAAAATCAGTTACCCCAGGACTTGCATATCCCCACGATAGTTCAATGCTGTCATCAAATTACCGACCTCCTTCTGCATTATCTCCTCGCAACTTTAACGTTTCTATAAACGATCCGGAAGTTCAACTAAGTCGTCGCGCTACTTCACTGGATATGTCAAATGATTTTCGTATGAATGAGAATGACCCTAGTATTGTTGGTAATTTAGCAGCTTCCAATTTCCCGACAGGTATGGGACCTCCAAGAAAGCGTGTCACTTCTAGAATGTCCGAACACACTGGTAATCGAGTCGTAAGCTTCCCGCGCGGCAGTGCTTTTAATCCAAGAGTTACTCGCTTCAACGTAGGAAATGAACAATTCTCTAATAATATTGATAATAATAACTATAATCAACCATACGCAAATGCAACCATGAACAACTCTCGTCGTCTTCGTACCCCTAGTGGGGAGAGATCAATGCGTGCTGATCTCTCTCAATCACCAGCCTCTTATGATTCGTTGAATGTTCCCAAACATAGAAGAAGACAATCGTTATTCTCTCCTTCTTctacaaagaaaaagctttCCGGCTCACCTTTTCAACCAAAACGATCATTTTTAAGGAGATTATTTAGTAGTGAGCCTTCTTGTAAATGCGTCTATGCCAGCTTGGTTGCTTCAGAATTGGAACATGAAATTTTAGAAGTTCTTAGAAGATGGCAGCTTCTTGGTATCGGCATTGCTGATATTATATATGATTCTGTGAGTGCTTCGATATCTGCTCGTATTAAACGACAAAATTCACTTAATCTTAAACCGGTTCGGTTTAGAATATCGGTACTGGCTGAGTTTTTTGGTTCACAAGCTGTCTTTGTGTTGGAAAGCGGTTCTTCTACAACTTTTGACCATTTGGCTACAGAATTCCAGCtgatttttgaagataagGGGTTTTTGGATAATTTGGAACTCTCTTATTTTCAAGCTTCGGCATCCAGACCTGTTTCTCGAATGAGTGTAAGTAGTAGTCCTTTTGCTGTATTTCGTCAACGACAATCCGTCCAAAgttaa
- the cyp1 gene encoding cyclophilin family peptidyl-prolyl cis-trans isomerase Cyp1, whose amino-acid sequence MANVELQTSLGKILIELYTEHAPKTCQNFYTLAKEGYYDGVIFHRVIPDFVIQGGDPTGTGRGGTSIYGDKFDDEIHSDLHHTGAGILSMANAGPNTNSSQFFITLAPTPWLDGKHTIFGRVVSGLSVCKRMGLIRTDSSDRPIEPLKIIKAVAL is encoded by the exons ATGGCTAATGTAGAGTTACAAACAAGTTTG gGAAAAATTCTTATTGAATTGTATACAGAACATGCTCCTAAA ACATGTCAAAATTTCTATACTTTAGCAAAAGAAGGATACTATGATGGTGTTatt TTTCACAGAGTTATTCCAGACTTTGTAATTCAAGGAGGGGATCCCACAGGTACAGGTCGAGGTGGAACTTCTATATATGG GGATAAATTTGACGATGAGATTCATTCCGATTTACATCACACTGGAGCTGGCATTTTATCAATGGCCAATGCTGGACCTAACACAAATTCATCACAG TTTTTTATCACTCTAGCACCTACTCCTTGGTTAGACGGAAAACATACAATTTTTGGTCGTGTTGTTAGCGGGCTTTCTGTGTGCAAGCGTATGGGTCTTATCCGAACGGATTCATCTGACCGCCCAATTGAACctttaaaaatcattaaagcTGTTGCACtttaa
- the mug10 gene encoding Rho guanine nucleotide exchange factor yields MALLKTMPIIRSLTRGKSIRLLQKQSTKRTNPCVYLEAKAVEQTPATEFNSILQEIISTEYNYSVDLKKTLNEIIMPIEGQSMEREAIGICTCFKTLNQLHTKLYQQMISSGSPVYSLSQSLPAFRDVYHMYTINLSGISAIEKIISDPSSCNSQLLIPLQHLLRYPIHLARVCKMLRKYPFLNGDFRMAVKTLDDFRELCSYIDQEKAREESYQVLSALCGNQGVAVDIPRHIKFKGSVIPATSFIYDFNACVFCDDGLVVWTRYVKKIEMKAVSIEQCLRVDELSNSILVCTLNMKGKLLNRHLAPQTMAASVFLKWYHERAGISNGKENKLNRLKVVNAKT; encoded by the exons ATGGCACTTTTAAAAACGATGCCAATCATAAGGTCTCTAACGCGTGGAAAATCGATTAGAttacttcaaaaacaatCAACGAAAAGAACTAATCCGTGCGTCTATTTAGAAGCAAAAGCTGTTGAACAAACACCGGCTACTGAGTTTAACAGTATACTTCAGGAAATAATTTCGACAGAATACAATTACTCTGttgatttaaagaaaacattaaat GAAATTATAATGCCAATCGAAGGCCAAAGTATGGAAAGGGAGGCGATTGGAATTTGCACGTGCTTTAAGACTTTAAATCAGTTACACACGAAGTTATATCAACAAATGATTTCCAGTGGCTCTCCAGTATATTCATTGTCGCAATCTTTACCCGCTTTTCGTGATGTTTACCACATGTATACCATCAATTTAAGTGGAATATCTGccattgaaaaaataatttctgATCCTTCTTCGTGCAACAGTCAGCTTTTAATTCCATTGCAACACTTGTTGAGATATCCTATACATTTAGCACGTGTTTGTAAAATGTTACGGAAATATCCATTTTTGAATGGAGATTTTCGGATGGCGGTCAAAACACTTGACGATTTTCGAGAGTTATGTTCTTATATAGACCAAGAAAAAGCCCGCGAGGAAAGTTATCAAGTACTTAGTGCACTGTGTGGAAACCAGGGTGTTGCGGTGGACATTCCAAGgcatataaaatttaaagggTCAGTTATTCCAGCTacttcatttatttatgattttaatgCCTGCGTCTTTTGCGACGATGGATTGGTTGTTTGGACGAGgtatgttaaaaaaatcgaaatgAAGGCCGTTTCGATAGAACAATGTCTTCGAGTAGATGAACTTTCAAACTCTATTTTAGTTTGTACTTTAAATATGAAGGGGAAGCTTTTAAACCGTCATTTGGCACCTCAAACTATGGCTGCTTCTGTTTTTCTTAAGTGGTATCATGAAAGAGCTGGTATCTCAAATggcaaagaaaataaattaaaccGATTGAAAGTTGTCAATGCTAAAACATAA